The Globicephala melas chromosome 20, mGloMel1.2, whole genome shotgun sequence genome contains a region encoding:
- the PVALEF gene encoding parvalbumin-like EF-hand-containing protein isoform X2 → MDSEPFPSRARMDEDFSSQMKKMALAMGTSLSDKDIDLLPTDMRHHGSFNYIKFFEYMQKFPASGQQESVIRKAFQTLDKDKSGFIEWNEIKYLLHIIPSSGPTTPLTDEEAEAVIQAADTDGDGRIDFEEFSELIKKENIAKK, encoded by the exons ATGGACAGTGAGCCGTTCCCCTCCAG GGCCAGGATGGACGAGGACTTCTCCTCCCAGATGAAGAAGATGGCCTTGGCCATGGGCACATCCCTGTCGGACAAGGACATAGACCTGCTGCCCACCGACATGAGGCACCATG GCTCCTTCAACTACATCAAGTTCTTCGAGTACATGCAGAAGTTCCCGGCCTCGGGGCAGCAGGAGAGTGTCATCCGCAAGGCCTTCCAGACCCTGGACAAGGACAAGAGCGGCTTCATCGAGTGGAATGAGATCAA GTACCTCCTGCACATCATCCCCAGCAGCGGGCCCACCACCCCACTGACGGACGAGGAGGCTGAGGCCGTGATCCAAGCAGCCGACACGGATGGGGACGGGAGGATTGACTTTGAAG AATTTTCTGAATTGATCAAAAAGGAGAACATTGCAAAGAAGTAG
- the PVALEF gene encoding parvalbumin-like EF-hand-containing protein isoform X3, which yields MDEDFSSQMKKMALAMGTSLSDKDIDLLPTDMRHHGSFNYIKFFEYMQKFPASGQQESVIRKAFQTLDKDKSGFIEWNEIKYLLHIIPSSGPTTPLTDEEAEAVIQAADTDGDGRIDFEEFSELIKKENIAKK from the exons ATGGACGAGGACTTCTCCTCCCAGATGAAGAAGATGGCCTTGGCCATGGGCACATCCCTGTCGGACAAGGACATAGACCTGCTGCCCACCGACATGAGGCACCATG GCTCCTTCAACTACATCAAGTTCTTCGAGTACATGCAGAAGTTCCCGGCCTCGGGGCAGCAGGAGAGTGTCATCCGCAAGGCCTTCCAGACCCTGGACAAGGACAAGAGCGGCTTCATCGAGTGGAATGAGATCAA GTACCTCCTGCACATCATCCCCAGCAGCGGGCCCACCACCCCACTGACGGACGAGGAGGCTGAGGCCGTGATCCAAGCAGCCGACACGGATGGGGACGGGAGGATTGACTTTGAAG AATTTTCTGAATTGATCAAAAAGGAGAACATTGCAAAGAAGTAG